The nucleotide window GTCTGATCGTTGGACGGTTGGAATGGCTGCGGCTAATCACCTTGAGGGAACTGCGGCGACAGGTCATGCATTGACGTGCCATACTAGGTATACTATAATGAGTAGAAGTATCTTTTTGGAAAAAAACTAACATCACAGCATTACGCTGCTTACTACTTAAGTATATCATGGACGTATGGATTTTGCAATAGGGACACTCTTGCCAATTGGCATAGCTGTTGCAGCGCTCCTCATCAGCCTCACCGTGCACGAGTTTTCCCATGCGCTTGTGGCGTATCTCCAGGGAGACGAAACCGCCTATCAAGCGGGGCGTCTGACGCTCAACCCCATCGCACATATTGATCCTATGGGCACCATTTTTTTGCCAGGTTTGTTGCTGATTGCCGGTTCACCCGTGATGTTTGGTTGGGCAAAGCCGGTTCCGTTCAACCCGCTCAACTTACGCAATGTCCGCACCGGACCGCTCCTCGTTGGTTTAGCGGGGCCGCTTTCTAATATCCTGATGTGTGTTGTATTTGCCATTGCGCTGAAATTCGCACTTGGGGTGTATGATCCGTCAAATTATCTCATTTTGTTTTTTGCCAATCTCATGGTTATGAACTTCGTACTCGGCGTATTCAATCTCATTCCCATCCCGCCGCTCGATGGATCACGGATTCTTACTACGCTTCTGCCGAATCATCTGATGTATATTGCAGACTTTTTGGAACAGTATGGAAATTATATCATCATTTTTTTACTGATCATCAACGCAACCGTGTATCCGTTTTTTGGCATTTTTTTGGAGAAAGGCATTGGGCTGATAACGCAAGTACTGGATATCCCACTGTAGTTTTTTAATGGCAAA belongs to Patescibacteria group bacterium and includes:
- a CDS encoding site-2 protease family protein codes for the protein MDFAIGTLLPIGIAVAALLISLTVHEFSHALVAYLQGDETAYQAGRLTLNPIAHIDPMGTIFLPGLLLIAGSPVMFGWAKPVPFNPLNLRNVRTGPLLVGLAGPLSNILMCVVFAIALKFALGVYDPSNYLILFFANLMVMNFVLGVFNLIPIPPLDGSRILTTLLPNHLMYIADFLEQYGNYIIIFLLIINATVYPFFGIFLEKGIGLITQVLDIPL